Genomic segment of Rhodococcus sp. W8901:
AAGTACACCGGGGACGACACCCTGCGCCCACTCGATACGAAGGGGCTGGTCCAGGCGGAAGCTCTTGTCCCTCAACTGCAAGCCTTCGGGGCCACCGAGATCTCCTCGGCCGACCGCACCCGGTGTACACAGACCATGGAGCCCCTCGCCGAAGCGCTCGGGACGCCCATCCGCATCGAGCCGTTGCTCTCCGAGGAGGGCTACGCAGCCGATCCTGCGGGCGCGCGTGCCCGGGCCCGGAAGATCGCGGCACTGGGGGGCGTCCAGGTGATCTGCAGCCAGGGCGGCGTCATCCCCGACCTCATGGAGTGGTGGGCGGAGCGGGACGGCATCCAGCTGCCGTCGGCTCGAAACCGTAAGGCGAGCACCTGGGTGTTGTCGCTGTCCGGCGGGCGTCTCGTGGCGGCCGATCACATCGACAGCCCCCTGCCGGTCATCCGTAAGGCCGACTGACGCGAACCCCGATCTGGTACAACAGAAAACACAACGCGGCGGCCACGGGAAAGATCCCGTGGCCGCCGTGTCAGTTACGGAGAATTCCGTGGGCGCCGAGGCGCCGGCGGTGTCACTTACGCGCAGTGCGCTTGGCCGGAGCCTTCTTGGCCGCAGTCTTCTTCGCGACAGTCTTCTTGGCGACGGTCTTGGCCGGAGCCTTGGCCGCAGTCTTCTTCGCCACGGTCTTCTTGGCGACGGTCTTGGCCGGAGCCTTGGCCGCAGTCTTCTTCGCCACGGTCTTCTTGGCGACGGTCTTGGCCGGAGCCTTGGCCGCAGTCTTCTTCGCCACGGTCTTCTTGGCGACGGTCTTGGCCGGAGCCTTGGCCGCAGTCTTCTTCGCCACGGTCTTGGCCGGAGCCTTGGCCGCAGTCTTCTTCGCCACGGTCTTGGCCGGAGCCTTGGCCGCAGTCTTCTTCGCCACGGTCTTCTTGGCTGCGGTCTTCTTGGCCGCGGTCTTCTTGGCCGCCTTCTTCACCGGCTCAGCAGCGCCACGCTTGACCGCCGGACCCGAAGCCGGAAGCTTCTGGCCACCGGCAATGAGCGCCTTGAACTGCGCACCCGGACGGAAAGCCGGAACCGAGGTCGGCTTGACCTTGACCGTCTCACCGGTGCGCGGGTTGCGTGCGACGCGGGCCGCACGGCGACGCTGCTCGAAAACTCCGAATCCGGTGATGGTGACGCTCTCACCGGAGTGCACGGCGCGCACGATGGTGTCGACGACATGCTCGACGGCCTCGGTGGCGGTACGCCTGTCCGAACCCAGTTTCTCGGTCAGAACATCGATGAGCTCTGCCTTGTTCATGGAAATTCCTCCGCAAACTAATGGTCCACCGTCGGACCGACTACGAACTACGGTAAACCCGAAATCGGCAAGAGTCTATGTGCCACGCCAATTCTCATCAAGCGCGGCCCCCCCATCTGTGGTAGACGAGGGGGCCGAACCAGTTATCCGATTGGGTCAATTGTCGTTCGCGACACGGGCCGGAAGCGTCTCAGGTTTCCAAGAAGGCCTTGACTTTTCGAACTCGGAAATCGCGTCTACCTGGCGCAATGTCAGCCCGATGTCGTCCAGGCCCTCCAGCAGACGCCACCGCGTGTAGTCATCAATCTCGAACGGCACCACCGTCGTTCCAGCGGTCACGGTCTTCTTCTCGAGGTCGACGACCAACTCGAGACCGGGCTGCTCGTCGAGCAGCTTCCACAGCAACTCGACGTCGCTCTGATCGACCTGCGCGGCCAACAGACCTGCCTTGCCGGCGTTGCCGCGGAAGATGTCGGCGAACCTCGACGCGATGACGACGCGGAAACCGTAGTCCGACAACGCCCACACGGCGTGCTCGCGTGACGAACCCGTGCCGAAGTCCGGTCCGGCGACCAGGACACTGCCCTTGTCGTAGGGCGCGGTGTTGAGAATGAAGTCCGGATCGGTGCGCCAGGCCGCGAAGAGCCCGTCCTCGAATCCGCTGCGGGTCACACGCTTCAGGTACACCGCGGGGATGATCTGATCGGTGTCCACGTTGGACCGGCGCAGCGGAACACCGATTCCCTTATGGGTGGTAAAGGCTTCCATCGTTTTTCTCCTAGTTCCCTTGCGCCCTATGCCAGATCTGCCGGTGCCGCCAGCGTGCCGCGCACGGCCGTGGCTGCGGCGACGGCCGGAGAGACGAGGTGCGTACGCCCGCCCTTGCCTTGGCGGCCTTCGAAATTGCGGTTGGACGTCGACGCGGAACGCTCACCGGGGGCGAGCTGATCCGGATTCATACCCAGGCACATCGAACATCCGGCCTGACGCCACTCGGCTCCCGCAGTGGTGAAGATCTCGCCCAGGCCTTCCTCTTCGGCCTGTGCGCGAACGCGCATCGAACCCGGGACGATCAGCATCCGGACGCCTTCGGCGACCCGACGGCCCTTCAGGACGTCCGCAACGGCACGCAGATCCTCGATGCGCCCGTTGGTGCACGAGCCGACGAAGACGGTGTCCACGGACACATCCCGCAGCGGCGTTCCGGCCTCCAAGCCCATGTACGCCAGCGCCTTCTCGGCTGCGTTCCGCGCGCTCTCGTCGGCGATCTCTGCCGGATTCGGGACCGAATCTCCCAGCGGAGCGCCCTGTCCGGGGTTGGTGCCCCACGTGACGAACGGGGTCAACGAGGCCGCGTCGATGCGCACCTCGGCGTCGAAGACGGCGTCGTCGTCGGTCTTCAACTGTTCCCAGGCCGCCACTGCGGCGTCCCAGTCGGAACCCTGCGGCGCGTGCGGGCGACCCTTGATGTACTCGTAGGTGATCTCGTCCGGTGCGATCATCCCCGCGCGAGCGCCGGCCTCGATCGACATGTTGCAGATCGTCATCCGGGCGTCCATCGACAGCTTGCGGATGGCCTCGCCGCGGTATTCGAGGACATACCCCTGTCCCCCACCGGTACCGATCTTCGCGATCACCGCGAGGATGAGGTCCTTGCTCGTGACACCGGACGGCAACTCACCGTCGACCGTGATCGCCATCGTCTTGAACGGCCGCAGCGACAGCGTCTGCGTCGCCATGACGTGTTCGACCTCACTCGTACCGATTCCCATTGCGAGAGCACCGAAAGCGCCGTGCGTCGAGGTGTGGCTGTCACCACACACGACGGTCGTACCGGGCTGGGTCAGGCCCAGCTGCGGGCCCACCACGTGCACGATGCCCTGATCGAGATCGCCCATCGGGTGCAGACGCACGCCGAACTCCTCGCAGTTCCTCCGGAGGGTGTCGACCTGCGTGCGGGAAACCGGGTCCGCGATGGGCTTGTCGATGTCGATCGTCGGGACGTTGTGGTCCTCGGTGGCGATCGTCAGATCCGGTCGACGCAGCTTGCGGCCCGCGAGCCGGAGCCCGTCGAATGCCTGCGGGCTGGTGACCTCGTGAACGAGATGCAGGTCGATATAGATGAGGTCCGGCTGCCGCGCCGAACCCTCGCCTTCGCCGCGCACGACAACGTGCTCGTCCCACACCTTCTCGGCCAGAGTGCGTCCTCTGTTCGCCATCTTCTCCACCTCTGTATCCGGATGTCGCGCCGCCGGGCTTCAGGGCCGGCCCGTGTCGCGTGATGTGCCGAACCGTCCCTCGCGAAATCAGCTATGATCCCAATATGCGAGAACGGAGTATCGACCTATGAGACAGCATAGCGGCATTGGAGTGCTCGACAAAGCAATGGGCGTCCTGCATGCAGTGGCCGAACAACCTTGCAGCCTCACCGAACTGTGCAACCGCACAGGACTCCCCCGCGCTACCGCCCACCGTCTCGCCGTCGGGCTGGAAGTGCATCGCCTCCTCACTCGCGACGCGGACGGACTGTGGTGCACGGGCCCCGGTCTGGGCGAGCTCGCCGCGAGCGCCAGCGACACCCTCGTCGATGCCGCCACCCTGGTCCTGCCACGGCTGCGCGAGATCACGGGCGAGAGCGTTCAGTTGTATCGGCGGGAAGGCACGCACCGGGTGTGCATCGCCTCGATGGAACCGCCCACCGGCCTGCGCGACACCGTCCTCGTGGGTGCACGCCTGCCGATGACGGCAGGCTCGGGCGCCAAGGTCCTTCTCGCATGGGCGGACCCCCAGACGCAGCGGGCGATCCTGCCCGACGCCTCGTTCGGCGAACGTGTCCTCGTCGAGGTGCGCCGCCGCGGTTGGGCACAGAGCGCGGCAGAACGAGAGCCGGGCGTCGCGAGCGTCGCCGCGCCGGTCCGGGATGCCGCAGGGAACGTCGTCGCCGCAATCTCGGTGTCCGGGCCGATCGACCGGATGGGTCGCCGCCCGGGCGCACGCTGGGCCGCCGATCTCCTGGCGGCGGCGGACGCCTTGCACAAGCGCCTCTGAATTCCATGACGCACCCCACTCGGCGGTCCGCGTAGTGATTCGTGGCACAGTTCTCGCCAGAACGAATTCCAGCCGAGTGGAGGAACTGCAGTGGGAACCAACCAGCGCGGTCAGATCACGATGACGGATGCCGAGATCACCGAGTTCGTCGAGCGGAGCCGGGTGTCGACCATGGCGACGGTCGGACCGAACGGCATGCCGCATCTCGTGGCCATGTGGTACGCGGTGATCGACGGTGAATTGTGGTTCGAGACCAAGGCCAAGTCGCAGAAGGCCGTCAATCTTCGCCGCGACGGCCGGCTCACCATGATGATCGAGGACGGCGACACGTACGACACCCTGCGCGGAGTCTCGATCGAGGGTCGCGGCGAGATCATCGACGATCCGGAGGCGCTGTTCAAGGTCGGCATCAGCATCTGGGAGCGCTACACGGGCCCCTACTCCGAGGACGTCAAGCCGGCCGTCGAGATGATGCTGCACAAGCGCGTCGCCGTCCGAGTGGTCCCGGAGCGGGTCCGGTCGTGGGATCACCGCAAGCTCGGTCTGCCCGCGATGCCCGTCGGCGGATCCACCGCCGCGTATCTGTAGTCGCAGGGAAAACCACGCGACGTCTCCCCCTCCTCGGCGGTAGATTCCGACAGACGAGTCACCACCGAGGCAGGGAGGAGGACGACGTGAGCGAGCCCCGCAACGACGCGATCAAGCGCAAGTTCCGCGAAGCACTCGAGCGCAAGAATCATCAGCAATCGAATTCCGCAGCACATCTGGACGGTCAGTCGAAGGTCCACGACGCGCACGGCAGCGCCGAGCACAAGCGCGAGTTCCGCCGGAAGAGCGGCTAGGACCTCTGGAGAGCGTCAGACGAACCTCAGAAGCCCTGAGAGAACCTGAGAGAACCTCAGCGAACGAAAAAGACCCTCCGATCAATGATCGGAGGGTCTTGCTTTGTAGCCCCGACGGGATTCGAACCCGCGCTACCGCCTTGAGAGGGCGGCGTCCTAGGCCGCTAGACGACGGGGCCAGGAACTTCGTTCTTTACATGCTGTACACCAGGATAAATGCTCTCACCGAAAGAGAATTCCCTGATCCAGGATCGGAGAGTGCTTCCCTTGGTAGCCCCGACGGGATTCGAACCCGCGCTACCGCCTTGAGAGGGCGGCGTCCTAGGCCGCTAGACGACGGGGCCAGAACATTTTCAAGGTGTGTCGCCGCATGCGTGCGACACGATGGAACGCTTCCAATTTCAATCCGACCCTTTCGGATCCGATCTGCGATGGAAGCTCGGCCAGCTGAACTAACCGGAGTTCGGAGTGAAATTCACTCGAACTCTCCGCTGGGGTACCAGGACTCGAACCTAGAATGGCGGTACCAGAAACCGCTGTGTTGCCAATTACACCATACCCCAATGCTCTTCCGGGCTTGCCTGACCTCGCGGCCGGGGGCTTGCCTTTCGAACGAGGAGAACAATATCAAAGCCCCCCACTGTTTCTCCAAATCGGCTGGTCAGAGGGCTGAAATAGCCCTCCGACCGCCGACGGGGAGGCTAGCTGCCGACCTGAGCGCGGGCGGAACGCAGACGCGCGAGCGTCGCCTCCCGACCGAGCAGTTCCATCGACTCGTACAGCGGCGGGCTGATGTGCGAACCGGTGACCGCGACGCGCACCGGCGCGAACGCCTTACGCGGCTTCAGTTCCAACTTCTCGATCAGCGCGGCCTTGAGTGATTCCTCGATATCCGCGGTCACCCACTCCGACAGGGAGTCCAGCGCCTCGATCGTGGCATCCAGGACGGGCGCCGCGTCCGCACCGAGGTTCTTGGCCGCGGCAGCGGGGTCGATCGCGAAGTCCGCGTCGGACACCAGCAGGAACTTCAGCAGGTTCCACGCGTCCGACAGGACGACGATGCGCGTCTGGACCAGGTCGGCTGCAACAGCGAACTGATCGTCGGTCAGCGCGTCGACAGGATGCCCGTGCGTCGTGAGGAACTGGCGCAGCCGCGCAGCGAAGTCCGCCGGCTCGAGCAGACGGATGTGCTCGGCGTTGATCGCGTCGGCCTTCTTCTGGTCGAAGCGCGCGGGATTCGAGTTCACCTTGGAGATGTCGAATGCGGCGACCATCTCGTCGAGCGAGAAGACGTCGTGGTCGTCGGCGATGCTCCACCCCAGCAGCGCGAGGTAGTTGAGCAGGCCCTCCGGAATGAACCCGCGGTCCCGGTGGATGAACAGGTTCGACTCGGGGTCACGCTTGGAGAGCTTCTTGTTGCCCTGCCCCATGACGAAGGGGAGGTGTCCGAACTCCGGGGTGAAGTCGGCGACGCCGACGCGCTGGAGCGCCTCGTAGAGGGCCAACTGGCGCGGCGTGGACGACAGCAGGTCCTCGCCACGCAGGACGTGGGTGATCTTCATCAACGCGTCGTCGACCGGGTTCACCAGCGTGTAGAGCGGGATGCCGTTGCCGCGCGTGAGCGCGAAGTCCGGCACCGTGCCGGCCTTGAACGTGGTCTCGCCGCGCACCAGGTCGTTCCACGCCAGGTCGTGGTCGGGCATGCGCAGGCGGACAACGGGCTTACGTCCCTCGTCCAGGTACGCCTGACGCTGCTCGGGAGTGAGGTCCCGATCGAAGTTGTCGTAGCCCAGCTTGGGATCGCGTCCGGCCGCCTTGTGCCGCGCCTCGACCTCCTCGGGGGTCGAGAACGACTCGTAGGCCTCGCCCGCGTCGAGCAGCTTCCGCACGACGTCGAGGTGCAGGTCGCGCCGCTGCGACTGCCGGTACGGCTCGTACGGGCCGCCGACCTCGGGCCCCTCGTCCCACGACAGACCGAGCCAGCGCAGGGCATCGAGGATCGCCTGGTACGACTCCTCCGTGTCGCGGGCGGCATCGGTGTCCTCGATGCGGAACACGAACTTGCCACCGTGATGCCGCGCGAAGGCCCAGTTGAACAGGGCGGTTCGGACGAGCCCGACGTGCGGGGTGCCGGTGGGTGACGGACAGAAACGGACGCGTACTTCGCTGGTGGTCATGGCTCACTTCGATACACGCTGCTAGGCGCTGGGAAAGGACCCCTACAGGCTAGTACCGCGCCGGTTCCGTGCACACCCGGAAGGCGATCCGATCAGCGTTTGGCGGCAACCGGATTGGTCAGTGTGCCGATCCCCTCGACGGTGACACTCACTGTCTGGCCGTCGACGATCGGCCCGACGCCCTCGGGCGTGCCGGTGAGAATCACGTCGCCCGGCAGGAGTGTCATGACACCGGAGATCCACTCGATGACCTTCGGGATGTCGTGGAGCAGCAGCGAAGTGCGGCTGCGCTGCTTGATCTCGCCGTCGACCTCAGTCCTGACCTCGACGTCCGAAACGTCGAGCTTCGTCTCGATCCACGGTCCCAGCGGGCAGAACGTGTCGTACCCCTTGGCCCGCGTCCACTGGCCGTCGTGGCGCTGCTGATCGCGCGCCGTGACGTCGTTCGCGACGGTGTAGCCGAGGACCACGTCGAGGGCCTTCGCCGCGGGTACATCCTTGCACGGACGGCCGATGACGACCGCGAGTTCGCCCTCGTAGTGGACCTCGTTCGACGACGGCGGCAACAGGATCGGCGCACCCGGCCCGACGATCGACGTGTTGGGCTTGATGAAGATGACCGGATCCTCCGGCGCCTCGCCGCCCATCTCCGCAGCATGCGCCGCGTAGTTCTTGCCGATGCAGATCACCTTGCTCGCCAGGATCGGCGCCAGCAGGCGAACGTCGGCCAGCGGCCAGCTGCGACCGGTGAAAGTCGGTGTGCCGAAAGGATGTTCGGCGATCTCCTTCGCGGTCTGCGCGTCGCCCTCCCCTTCGATCGACACGAAGGCAACTCCATCGGGACTGGCAATTCGACCAAGGCGCATGTGCCCGAGTCTATCCACCCATCGGACGCGATCGCGGGACACCCGGCACCGGCGGCCCCCGAAGAGGTCTACACTCCGAACGGTATCCACACTATAAGACTCTCATTTCACATACTGGGATGGCAACGTGAACCAGGCAGCACAGCAGGAAACGCAGGCGAGCACGCTGCACCGCTGGTCGATGCTGGCGCTCGGCGTACTCGCGCAGGCAGCGGGAGCCATGTTCGCCAACGCGCCCGCTTTCCTGATCCCGACCCTGCAGAGCGACTATGGCGTGAGCCTCAGTCGCGCCGGACTGATCGCCGCGGCCCCGACGCTGGGCTTCCTCGTGAGCCTCATGGCCTGGGGTGCCGTGGTCGACCGCATCGGCGAACGGCGTGTGCTGGTGATCGGCCTGTCCGTCACCGCGCTCGCGAGCGCCGGCGCGGCACTGAGTCAATCGTTCGCACTGCTGGGCGTATTCCTCGTGCTGGGCGGCATGGCCGCGTCGAGCGCCAACGCCGCGAGTGGACGCGTCGTCGTCGGATGGTTTCCGCCCGAGCGCCGCGGCCTGGCAATGGGCATCCGGCAGATGGCGCTGCCGCTCGGTGTCGCTTTCGCGGCACTGACCGTCCCGCAGATCGCCGAATCACACGGTGTGGGTTGGGCGTTGGCACTTCCGACCGCCGTGACCATCATCGCGGCGGCAGCGTGCCTGCTGATCGTCGACCCGCCCCGGCCGACGCGCGCAGCGGCGAAGGAGAGCGGGCTGCTCGACAACCCGTACCGCGGCCGCGGAATGCTCTGGCGGATCCACGGCGTCTCGGTGCTGCTGGTGGTCCCGCAATACCTGGTGTGGACGTTCATGCTGGTGTGGCTGATGACGGATCGGAACTGGTCCGCCGCGTCCGCCGGCATCCTCATCACCTTCACGCAACTCCTCGGCGCGGCCGGTCGGATCGGCGCAGGCTTCTGGTCCGACCGGGTCCGCAGCCGAATGGGCCCCATGCGGTGGGTTGCGGTGGCCGCCGCCGTCTCGATGCTCGCGGTCGCGCTCACCGACTGGCTGGACTCCCCCGCGGCGGTTGCGCTCATGGTGATCGCGTCCGTGATCACCACCGCCGACAACGGGTTGGCCTTCACGGCGGTCGCGGAGATCGCGGGGCCGTACTGGAGCGGTCGTGCGCTGGGCGCCCAGAACACCACCCAGTATGTGGCCGCGACACTGGTCCCCCCGATCTTCGGCGGGTTGATCGGCCTCGTGAGCTTCCCTCTCACGTTCGC
This window contains:
- a CDS encoding IclR family transcriptional regulator, translated to MRQHSGIGVLDKAMGVLHAVAEQPCSLTELCNRTGLPRATAHRLAVGLEVHRLLTRDADGLWCTGPGLGELAASASDTLVDAATLVLPRLREITGESVQLYRREGTHRVCIASMEPPTGLRDTVLVGARLPMTAGSGAKVLLAWADPQTQRAILPDASFGERVLVEVRRRGWAQSAAEREPGVASVAAPVRDAAGNVVAAISVSGPIDRMGRRPGARWAADLLAAADALHKRL
- a CDS encoding DUF5302 domain-containing protein, producing the protein MSEPRNDAIKRKFREALERKNHQQSNSAAHLDGQSKVHDAHGSAEHKREFRRKSG
- a CDS encoding pyridoxamine 5'-phosphate oxidase family protein; this translates as MGTNQRGQITMTDAEITEFVERSRVSTMATVGPNGMPHLVAMWYAVIDGELWFETKAKSQKAVNLRRDGRLTMMIEDGDTYDTLRGVSIEGRGEIIDDPEALFKVGISIWERYTGPYSEDVKPAVEMMLHKRVAVRVVPERVRSWDHRKLGLPAMPVGGSTAAYL
- the leuC gene encoding 3-isopropylmalate dehydratase large subunit, which translates into the protein MEKMANRGRTLAEKVWDEHVVVRGEGEGSARQPDLIYIDLHLVHEVTSPQAFDGLRLAGRKLRRPDLTIATEDHNVPTIDIDKPIADPVSRTQVDTLRRNCEEFGVRLHPMGDLDQGIVHVVGPQLGLTQPGTTVVCGDSHTSTHGAFGALAMGIGTSEVEHVMATQTLSLRPFKTMAITVDGELPSGVTSKDLILAVIAKIGTGGGQGYVLEYRGEAIRKLSMDARMTICNMSIEAGARAGMIAPDEITYEYIKGRPHAPQGSDWDAAVAAWEQLKTDDDAVFDAEVRIDAASLTPFVTWGTNPGQGAPLGDSVPNPAEIADESARNAAEKALAYMGLEAGTPLRDVSVDTVFVGSCTNGRIEDLRAVADVLKGRRVAEGVRMLIVPGSMRVRAQAEEEGLGEIFTTAGAEWRQAGCSMCLGMNPDQLAPGERSASTSNRNFEGRQGKGGRTHLVSPAVAAATAVRGTLAAPADLA
- a CDS encoding MFS transporter, translating into MLALGVLAQAAGAMFANAPAFLIPTLQSDYGVSLSRAGLIAAAPTLGFLVSLMAWGAVVDRIGERRVLVIGLSVTALASAGAALSQSFALLGVFLVLGGMAASSANAASGRVVVGWFPPERRGLAMGIRQMALPLGVAFAALTVPQIAESHGVGWALALPTAVTIIAAAACLLIVDPPRPTRAAAKESGLLDNPYRGRGMLWRIHGVSVLLVVPQYLVWTFMLVWLMTDRNWSAASAGILITFTQLLGAAGRIGAGFWSDRVRSRMGPMRWVAVAAAVSMLAVALTDWLDSPAAVALMVIASVITTADNGLAFTAVAEIAGPYWSGRALGAQNTTQYVAATLVPPIFGGLIGLVSFPLTFAIAALFPLAAVPLVPEDPPERV
- a CDS encoding fumarylacetoacetate hydrolase family protein translates to MRLGRIASPDGVAFVSIEGEGDAQTAKEIAEHPFGTPTFTGRSWPLADVRLLAPILASKVICIGKNYAAHAAEMGGEAPEDPVIFIKPNTSIVGPGAPILLPPSSNEVHYEGELAVVIGRPCKDVPAAKALDVVLGYTVANDVTARDQQRHDGQWTRAKGYDTFCPLGPWIETKLDVSDVEVRTEVDGEIKQRSRTSLLLHDIPKVIEWISGVMTLLPGDVILTGTPEGVGPIVDGQTVSVTVEGIGTLTNPVAAKR
- a CDS encoding HU family DNA-binding protein is translated as MNKAELIDVLTEKLGSDRRTATEAVEHVVDTIVRAVHSGESVTITGFGVFEQRRRAARVARNPRTGETVKVKPTSVPAFRPGAQFKALIAGGQKLPASGPAVKRGAAEPVKKAAKKTAAKKTAAKKTVAKKTAAKAPAKTVAKKTAAKAPAKTVAKKTAAKAPAKTVAKKTVAKKTAAKAPAKTVAKKTVAKKTAAKAPAKTVAKKTVAKKTAAKAPAKTVAKKTVAKKTAAKKAPAKRTARK
- the gltX gene encoding glutamate--tRNA ligase, translated to MTTSEVRVRFCPSPTGTPHVGLVRTALFNWAFARHHGGKFVFRIEDTDAARDTEESYQAILDALRWLGLSWDEGPEVGGPYEPYRQSQRRDLHLDVVRKLLDAGEAYESFSTPEEVEARHKAAGRDPKLGYDNFDRDLTPEQRQAYLDEGRKPVVRLRMPDHDLAWNDLVRGETTFKAGTVPDFALTRGNGIPLYTLVNPVDDALMKITHVLRGEDLLSSTPRQLALYEALQRVGVADFTPEFGHLPFVMGQGNKKLSKRDPESNLFIHRDRGFIPEGLLNYLALLGWSIADDHDVFSLDEMVAAFDISKVNSNPARFDQKKADAINAEHIRLLEPADFAARLRQFLTTHGHPVDALTDDQFAVAADLVQTRIVVLSDAWNLLKFLLVSDADFAIDPAAAAKNLGADAAPVLDATIEALDSLSEWVTADIEESLKAALIEKLELKPRKAFAPVRVAVTGSHISPPLYESMELLGREATLARLRSARAQVGS
- the leuD gene encoding 3-isopropylmalate dehydratase small subunit; this encodes MEAFTTHKGIGVPLRRSNVDTDQIIPAVYLKRVTRSGFEDGLFAAWRTDPDFILNTAPYDKGSVLVAGPDFGTGSSREHAVWALSDYGFRVVIASRFADIFRGNAGKAGLLAAQVDQSDVELLWKLLDEQPGLELVVDLEKKTVTAGTTVVPFEIDDYTRWRLLEGLDDIGLTLRQVDAISEFEKSRPSWKPETLPARVANDN